The DNA segment TTCGCCAGTTCGGCGATGTACGGGCGCATCAGCGCCGCGCCCAGTGCGCAGTTCAGGCCGAAGGTCAGCGGCTTTGCATGACGCAGCGAGTTCCAGAACGCCTCGACCGTCTGACCCGACAGAATGCGGCCCGACGCGTCGGTGACGGTGCCTGAAATCATGATCGGCAGGCGTTCGCCCGTGTTTTCGAACAGCTCGTCGAGCGCGAACAGCGCGGCTTTCGCATTCAGCGTGTCGAAAATCGTTTCGACGAGGAACAGATCGGCGCCGCCGTCGAGTAGCGCCTTGGCCTGCGCGTAATAGGCTGCGCGCAGTTCGTCGAACGTGACGTTGCGCGCACCCGGATCGTTCACGTCAGGCGAGATGCTCGCAGTTTTCGGCGTCGGTCCAATCGCGCCGGCGACAAAGCGTGGCTTGTCCGGCGTCGAGTATTTGTCGCAGGCGGCGCGCGCGAGCTTTGCCGATTCGAGGTTCATCTCGATTGCGAGGTCTTCCATGCCGTAGTCGGCCTGCGCCACCGTGGTCGCGCCAAACGTGTTCGTTTCGATGATGTCGGCGCCCGCAGCGAGGTACTGCTCGTGAATCTCACGGATCACGTGCGGCTGCGTGATGGACAACAGCTCATTGTTGCCCTTGATATCGCGACCATAGTCTTTGAAACGTTCGCCACGGTAGGCGGTTTCATCGAGCTTGTAGCGCTGGATCATCGTGCCCATTGCGCCGTCCAGAATCAGGATGCGCGACTTGAGCAGCGCAGGCAGCGTCGCGCCGCGCGTGTAAGCGGCTTCTGGACGGATGGGCGTGGCAGTTTGAGCAGGCTGGTTCATGGCGGACAAGGGCTTGCGCCGGTGTTTGCGGAAGCCTTGCATTGTAGCCGCTGCCGCGCGGTTTCGCCGGGTGCCGGCGGCGAGGGCAGCAGGCGCAGTCAAGGCGGTCGCCGCCATTCAGCGCGTTTGGCTGACATCGCAGAACGGTGCGGGCCAGATGGCAGCCTCGGGGGGAGGGCTGGTTCCAAACAGTTTTGAGACAGATGTAGACGTGCCAAATAAAACGGTCCAGCAGACGAACGCCTGCTGGACCGCTTCATCACTACAGACCGACTTGTAAAAGCCGCCGGTAAGGCCTGGCGGCGCGGTCAATGTTGGTCGCCAACGACGTGAGCCGAACCCTCTGGTTAGTGAAGAATGACCGGCTGATGCATCAGACTGTCGAATTGCCCAAGAAATTCGTCGACTTCATCCAGTGACGGTTCCTCTTCGATCAGCTTCTGTACGTGCTCGCGAAAGCGCGCCGCCATTGCGCCGTCAATGTAAATTTCACGCTGCATGTTTTTATCGACGATCTCGTAGCCGCCCGACTTCATGGCCAGCAGACCTTCCTGCGGCGGAAACTCGACGACACAATAATTAGGGCTGTTGTAGATCATTTGCATGGCGACACTCCTTATTTCCGTTGGCTCCTAGCCGTTCTTGCGCCATAGGTGGAGCATTTGGTGTGGAATTCAAGGGGTGGGTCCGGATTGACACTTGCAAAGTTCCGGACCTACCGGTTAGACCGGCCTATCAAGAAACGCTTCAAGCAGTGCAGCAAAGCGGTGAGATTGCTCCACGGGTGCCCGGTGAGCGGCATCGAGGAGTTCGAATCGTGCGCCTTCGACAGCGTCTGCTATCGTCTGTGTAGCAGCAGGTGGCGTGCCTGTGTCGACGACCCGCCACGGTCAGGGTTGGGCGACGCATGTTTCCCAGCTTACTGCGTACGTCGAAATCACGCACCGCCGCACACGCAAACGCGTCGCCTTCCAGCAACGTCCGCATGAAACCTCCCGGATGAGCTCGACGGCTTCCGGGCGCGCCGCCAGACTGGCGTCTCGCCAACCCGTTGATGGACAAACGTGAGCTACGGTCCGCCGCTCCCGTTGCTCAGCACATAACGCGTTTGATGCCATTCATCTTTACTTGCATGCGGGCTCCTCGTCC comes from the Paraburkholderia sp. PREW-6R genome and includes:
- a CDS encoding homocysteine S-methyltransferase family protein; translated protein: MNQPAQTATPIRPEAAYTRGATLPALLKSRILILDGAMGTMIQRYKLDETAYRGERFKDYGRDIKGNNELLSITQPHVIREIHEQYLAAGADIIETNTFGATTVAQADYGMEDLAIEMNLESAKLARAACDKYSTPDKPRFVAGAIGPTPKTASISPDVNDPGARNVTFDELRAAYYAQAKALLDGGADLFLVETIFDTLNAKAALFALDELFENTGERLPIMISGTVTDASGRILSGQTVEAFWNSLRHAKPLTFGLNCALGAALMRPYIAELAKLCDTYVSCYPNAGLPNPMSDTGFDELPADTSGLLKEFAQAGLVNIAGGCCGTTPEHIAAIAKALADIKPRQWPTQYRDAA
- a CDS encoding DUF3567 domain-containing protein; translation: MQMIYNSPNYCVVEFPPQEGLLAMKSGGYEIVDKNMQREIYIDGAMAARFREHVQKLIEEEPSLDEVDEFLGQFDSLMHQPVILH